One genomic region from uncultured Cohaesibacter sp. encodes:
- a CDS encoding UbiA family prenyltransferase, which produces MKEKMPNEQTKEALPLVLDLDGTVVRSDMLLEAMLVFLKKRPWDIFLIIWWMLKGRAFLKHKLANETDIDVQSLPLNQTLLSYVAEQGKRGRPIYVATAANVSVAKQVAARLPNIREVIASDDQTNLKGPQKARVLQERFPHGFAYAGDAMADLAVWKVAKAAVIVEAPKQVLAAAQKHTTIEKVLPRHSLWKPFIKAMRPHQWAKNGLVFVPLFLAGRLGDTQAIIATFLAFWGINLVASATYLVNDLLDLSDDRRHWSKNRRPLANGDLPIRIGILSVPGILLLGLALSLLAGESALLIVIAYIAATLAYSFGLKRYPIIDGFTLASLFTLRLGLGIAAAGTAASPWLLVFSMFLFGSLSFAKRHTEVSGVLMRGGEEVRGRGYQTLDLPLILANGVATGICAVLILVLYIIDDAFTRTFYGDITWLWGFPIFLFLFISRIWLMCQRGLMKDDPVAFAIRDRMSLALGGGMVTCFAAAWIGIT; this is translated from the coding sequence ATGAAGGAAAAGATGCCGAATGAGCAGACCAAAGAGGCGCTTCCCCTTGTTCTGGATCTGGATGGAACCGTTGTGCGCAGCGATATGCTTCTGGAAGCCATGCTGGTCTTTCTGAAGAAGAGACCATGGGATATTTTTCTTATCATTTGGTGGATGCTCAAGGGGCGCGCATTCCTGAAGCATAAGCTGGCCAACGAAACGGATATCGACGTCCAGTCCCTGCCGCTCAATCAGACCCTGCTTTCCTATGTGGCAGAACAGGGAAAGAGGGGACGTCCCATTTATGTTGCGACAGCAGCCAATGTCAGTGTTGCCAAGCAGGTCGCAGCCCGCCTGCCCAATATACGCGAAGTCATCGCCAGTGATGACCAGACCAATCTCAAAGGTCCTCAAAAAGCGCGGGTGCTGCAAGAACGGTTCCCTCATGGCTTTGCATATGCCGGTGATGCAATGGCCGATCTTGCCGTGTGGAAGGTCGCAAAGGCCGCAGTGATCGTGGAAGCGCCAAAACAAGTATTGGCAGCCGCCCAGAAGCACACAACAATCGAAAAGGTCCTGCCGCGCCATTCCCTCTGGAAGCCTTTCATCAAGGCGATGAGACCTCACCAATGGGCCAAAAACGGGCTGGTTTTCGTTCCGCTTTTTCTTGCGGGCAGACTTGGAGACACGCAGGCGATCATAGCAACATTTCTTGCCTTCTGGGGCATCAATCTTGTTGCATCGGCCACTTATCTCGTCAATGACCTGCTCGATTTGTCAGATGACCGGCGCCACTGGTCCAAAAACAGACGCCCGCTCGCCAATGGTGATCTGCCCATAAGGATTGGCATCCTGTCTGTGCCCGGAATTCTGCTTCTCGGTCTCGCCTTGTCTCTGCTGGCGGGCGAAAGCGCCCTGCTCATTGTTATCGCTTACATAGCGGCGACGCTGGCTTATTCCTTTGGCTTGAAACGCTATCCCATCATAGATGGCTTCACCTTGGCGAGCCTCTTTACCCTGCGGCTTGGGCTGGGTATTGCCGCTGCCGGCACAGCGGCTTCCCCGTGGCTTCTCGTCTTTTCGATGTTTCTGTTTGGCTCGCTCAGTTTCGCCAAGCGTCATACAGAAGTGTCCGGCGTTCTCATGCGAGGCGGAGAAGAAGTACGAGGGCGGGGCTATCAGACTCTTGACCTACCGCTTATTCTTGCCAATGGTGTTGCCACTGGCATCTGCGCTGTTCTCATTCTGGTGCTCTATATTATTGATGATGCTTTCACACGGACCTTTTACGGTGACATCACATGGTTATGGGGGTTTCCGATCTTCCTGTTTCTGTTCATCTCGCGCATCTGGCTGATGTGTCAGAGAGGGCTGATGAAAGATGACCCCGTTGCCTTTGCCATAAGAGATAGAATGAGTCTGGCTCTTGGGGGCGGAATGGTCACCTGCTTCGCGGCAGCCTGGATTGGAATTACATGA
- a CDS encoding HAMP domain-containing methyl-accepting chemotaxis protein, translating into MRENLTRIRSGAFSAGDYESASFAGIAQEHLLLARLYVMKFLDDNSDEASQRATNELQSFSKALSNLHDSLINPQRKALQEETAALAQEYQAASKELVNVIIERNTILDGKLNKSTDTIFTTAEATSASADRDETTMREQVYASLSSAENRLITIAVIALVIALAGAFIIARGITSPVNALTRSMQRLADGDVDTSIPGQSRKDELGDMAHTVDIFKQNIVKARTLEAEQQENKRKAEEEKRALMMQMADEFERQVGSIVQAVSSNSVELNASARSMTSVSEMTLQQATQAASASQQTTASVQTIATATEEMTSTIAEIAHQVATASRSANDAVNKVSSTNEQMAVLSETASKIGKVVEMISTIAEQTNLLALNATIESARAGEAGKGFAVVAGEVKALAGQTAKATDEIAKQIAEVQSATEQSSASMEEVSHVIQHLNEISTAIAAAMEEQNVAISEVSSNIHQAAKGTELVNENIDSVNKASQEAGSASSQVLASSGELAEQSEMLKAEVDKFIDQVRAA; encoded by the coding sequence ATGCGGGAGAATTTGACCCGTATTCGCTCCGGCGCCTTCTCCGCAGGGGACTATGAATCGGCAAGTTTTGCCGGAATTGCGCAGGAGCATCTGCTGCTCGCACGTCTTTATGTGATGAAATTCCTTGATGACAATAGCGATGAAGCCTCGCAGCGAGCAACCAACGAGTTGCAGTCTTTCAGCAAGGCTCTGTCAAACCTTCACGATTCTCTTATCAATCCGCAAAGGAAAGCTCTTCAGGAAGAAACCGCAGCTCTCGCTCAGGAATATCAGGCAGCATCGAAAGAATTGGTCAATGTGATCATTGAGCGCAATACCATTCTGGATGGAAAGCTAAACAAGAGCACAGACACCATTTTCACAACAGCTGAAGCAACATCAGCTTCCGCAGACCGAGATGAAACGACGATGCGTGAGCAGGTTTATGCCAGCCTCTCCAGTGCAGAGAACCGCCTGATCACGATTGCTGTAATAGCTCTGGTGATTGCCCTTGCGGGCGCCTTCATCATCGCACGTGGCATCACTTCTCCTGTCAACGCCCTGACACGGTCCATGCAGCGTCTTGCAGACGGCGATGTGGACACCAGCATCCCCGGCCAAAGCAGAAAAGACGAGCTGGGCGACATGGCTCATACGGTCGATATATTCAAGCAGAATATCGTCAAGGCAAGAACTCTGGAAGCCGAGCAACAAGAGAATAAACGCAAAGCCGAAGAGGAAAAACGGGCACTCATGATGCAAATGGCAGATGAGTTCGAACGCCAGGTCGGCTCTATCGTTCAGGCCGTTTCTTCCAACTCTGTTGAACTCAACGCCAGCGCGCGATCCATGACGAGCGTCAGCGAAATGACGCTTCAGCAGGCCACCCAAGCCGCTTCGGCATCTCAGCAAACGACAGCCAGCGTTCAGACGATCGCCACGGCCACGGAAGAGATGACCAGCACCATCGCCGAAATTGCCCATCAGGTGGCCACGGCTTCCCGCTCAGCAAACGACGCGGTCAACAAGGTCAGTTCAACCAACGAACAGATGGCTGTGCTTTCGGAAACCGCAAGTAAAATCGGCAAAGTGGTTGAAATGATTTCGACGATTGCGGAACAGACCAATCTTCTTGCCCTCAATGCCACCATCGAGTCGGCTCGGGCTGGTGAAGCCGGTAAAGGGTTCGCAGTTGTGGCCGGTGAGGTAAAAGCCTTGGCTGGGCAAACTGCCAAGGCCACCGACGAAATCGCCAAGCAGATTGCTGAGGTTCAATCGGCCACCGAACAGTCGTCCGCTTCCATGGAAGAGGTCAGCCACGTCATCCAGCATCTCAACGAGATTTCGACAGCCATTGCTGCGGCGATGGAAGAGCAGAATGTCGCGATCAGCGAAGTTTCCAGCAACATCCATCAGGCAGCGAAGGGCACAGAACTGGTCAACGAGAATATCGACTCCGTTAACAAAGCCTCGCAGGAAGCGGGAAGCGCTTCAAGCCAGGTGCTGGCCTCGTCGGGCGAGTTGGCCGAGCAGTCCGAGATGCTCAAGGCCGAGGTGGACAAATTCATTGATCAGGTGCGGGCGGCCTGA
- a CDS encoding PLP-dependent aminotransferase family protein, giving the protein MTNWWPDPAKLKRPVYKTLQGLIIDAIDAGDLQPGDRMPTHRDFAYKLNISVQTVSRTYDALCKLGYLAGEVGRGTYVRFREATDTPMPFVPNRQEGLIDLSMLKPVTSSLHYDTMQQGLEDLSRDFTKDLVQSFRPEEAFREHIKIACRWLKSHHIHADPSHTTYTNGAIPALVASIMSAAPPGSTICAEEVSFHSIRPLCEYLGVRLETAGMDEEGLIPEQFEALCQNHSIRALVISPTVSNPRAYVMGSARRQEILDIARRNDVFIIENDVLGTLIKNAPPTLHQLDPERVFYITSFSKTIMPGLRVGLLITPPSMYIVTKNRHLVTNWMANPLTVDLLTHWFDNGTADHLISWQAHALQQRQKLAARLLKGHSYLNHKCAPHIWIPLPEIWQESEFVERARKNNVAIAGSLPFIMAEHSNEGDPIKLNSVRVALGPCSEEQLTHALNIIAALLGARSEKPLPMF; this is encoded by the coding sequence ATGACAAATTGGTGGCCAGATCCTGCAAAGCTCAAAAGACCCGTCTACAAGACTTTGCAGGGATTGATAATAGACGCGATCGATGCGGGGGACTTGCAGCCGGGCGACCGGATGCCAACCCACCGCGATTTCGCTTATAAACTCAACATCTCGGTGCAGACTGTTTCTCGCACCTATGATGCCCTATGCAAATTGGGCTATCTGGCAGGAGAAGTCGGGCGAGGCACTTATGTGCGCTTTCGAGAAGCCACAGACACCCCGATGCCCTTTGTGCCGAACCGACAGGAAGGCCTGATCGACCTTTCCATGCTCAAGCCGGTAACCTCGTCACTGCATTACGACACCATGCAGCAGGGTCTTGAGGATCTGTCACGGGATTTCACCAAGGATCTGGTGCAATCCTTCCGCCCTGAAGAAGCCTTTCGCGAGCACATCAAAATCGCCTGCCGCTGGCTGAAATCCCATCACATTCATGCGGATCCAAGCCACACCACTTATACGAACGGCGCTATTCCTGCGCTGGTTGCCTCCATCATGAGTGCCGCGCCTCCGGGCTCTACGATTTGCGCCGAAGAGGTCAGCTTTCACAGCATCCGCCCCTTATGCGAATATCTAGGTGTGCGCCTTGAAACCGCAGGCATGGACGAGGAAGGCCTGATACCGGAGCAATTCGAAGCGCTTTGTCAGAACCATTCCATCCGAGCCCTTGTGATTTCGCCGACTGTCTCGAACCCCAGAGCCTATGTGATGGGGAGTGCAAGGCGGCAGGAAATCCTTGATATTGCGAGGAGAAATGACGTTTTTATCATCGAAAACGATGTCTTGGGTACCCTGATCAAAAATGCCCCGCCGACGCTGCATCAGCTCGATCCGGAACGCGTCTTCTATATTACGTCTTTCTCCAAAACCATCATGCCCGGCTTGCGCGTCGGTCTCCTGATCACCCCGCCTTCCATGTATATTGTCACCAAAAACCGCCATTTGGTCACCAACTGGATGGCCAACCCCCTGACAGTCGACTTACTGACGCACTGGTTTGACAATGGCACGGCAGACCATCTTATATCGTGGCAAGCCCACGCTCTACAGCAACGCCAGAAGCTCGCCGCCAGATTGCTCAAGGGTCACAGCTATCTGAATCACAAATGCGCACCTCACATCTGGATTCCCCTTCCAGAAATCTGGCAGGAAAGTGAATTTGTGGAAAGAGCGCGGAAAAATAATGTGGCGATCGCGGGCAGTTTACCCTTCATCATGGCAGAGCATTCAAATGAAGGTGACCCCATCAAACTCAACTCCGTCAGAGTGGCTCTAGGGCCTTGCAGTGAGGAGCAATTGACTCACGCCCTCAACATCATAGCAGCTCTATTGGGGGCAAGATCCGAGAAACCGCTGCCTATGTTTTAG
- the dctP gene encoding TRAP transporter substrate-binding protein DctP, whose protein sequence is MKTPFVKKLCTATSVASLLAGFALVPSMAQADTWKYAIEEAINEVQGVYATKFKEEIEANSDHEVQIFPYGTLGESADTMEQTQAGILQFVDQSPGFTGALIPEAQVFFVPYLLPTDTEKLNEFFRTSKAINEDFMGLYADQGLELLKMFPEGEVAMTTKEPVHSPEDLNEVKFRVMTNPLLVEAYQAFGATPTPLPWGEVYGGLQTNIIQGQENPTSFIESTKLYEVTDVITYAGHSNFTTAVMANKEFYDGLSDADKELVQNAATAAFDYILDYQKGLEKEALDAIKKAKPSIEVNVLTEEERAPFKAAAAKVEDKFIEMTGDSGKAILDQMKADLEAVSAD, encoded by the coding sequence ATGAAAACTCCATTTGTTAAAAAATTATGTACGGCAACATCTGTTGCCTCCCTGCTCGCCGGTTTTGCTCTTGTGCCTTCCATGGCCCAGGCGGACACCTGGAAATATGCTATCGAAGAAGCCATCAACGAAGTGCAGGGCGTATACGCAACCAAATTCAAAGAAGAAATTGAAGCCAATTCCGACCATGAGGTTCAGATTTTCCCTTATGGCACGCTTGGCGAATCTGCCGACACCATGGAACAGACCCAGGCAGGCATCCTGCAGTTCGTTGACCAGTCTCCCGGATTCACCGGCGCTCTGATCCCGGAAGCGCAGGTCTTCTTTGTACCTTATCTGTTGCCGACCGACACCGAAAAACTCAACGAGTTCTTCCGCACCTCCAAAGCAATCAATGAAGATTTCATGGGGCTTTATGCTGATCAGGGCCTTGAATTGCTCAAGATGTTCCCGGAAGGCGAAGTCGCCATGACAACCAAGGAACCGGTGCATAGCCCGGAAGATCTCAACGAGGTCAAGTTCCGCGTCATGACCAACCCGCTTCTGGTGGAAGCCTATCAGGCCTTTGGCGCCACTCCTACTCCGTTGCCGTGGGGCGAAGTGTATGGCGGTCTTCAGACCAACATCATTCAGGGACAGGAAAACCCGACGTCCTTCATCGAATCCACCAAGCTGTATGAAGTCACCGACGTCATCACCTATGCGGGTCACAGCAATTTCACGACCGCAGTCATGGCCAACAAGGAATTCTATGACGGCCTGAGCGATGCTGACAAAGAGCTGGTTCAGAATGCAGCAACCGCAGCTTTCGATTATATCCTCGACTATCAGAAGGGGCTTGAAAAAGAAGCTCTTGATGCAATCAAGAAAGCCAAGCCATCCATCGAGGTCAATGTGTTGACCGAAGAAGAACGCGCTCCGTTCAAGGCAGCTGCTGCCAAGGTGGAAGACAAGTTCATCGAGATGACCGGCGACAGCGGCAAGGCCATTCTGGATCAGATGAAAGCTGATTTGGAAGCCGTCTCTGCTGACTGA
- a CDS encoding D-amino-acid transaminase, which translates to MSRIVYVNGEYLPEEEAKISIFDRGFLFADGVYEVSTILDGKLVDNAGHLARLQRSLTELDIPAPCSMEEIETIQHTLIERNAITAGSIYLQVTRGAEDRNFLWSDGLKPSLIMFTQTRGAKMDKVAEKGLDVISLPDIRWQRRDIKTLALLPASLAKRKAIAEGANDAWLVEDGMITEGTSNNAHIITKDGKLVTRALSNKILHGITRKAVLTLAKEAGLTVEERSFSPDEVKDAAEAFVTSATMFVSPVVSFDGVKIGDGKPGPHTTRLRDLYVEFAKKSLS; encoded by the coding sequence ATGTCTCGCATCGTCTATGTCAATGGAGAATATCTGCCAGAGGAAGAGGCCAAGATCTCGATTTTTGATCGGGGCTTTCTGTTTGCTGACGGTGTCTATGAGGTTTCCACCATTCTTGATGGCAAGTTGGTCGACAATGCGGGCCATTTGGCGCGTCTGCAGCGCTCGCTCACCGAGCTTGATATTCCGGCTCCTTGCTCCATGGAAGAAATCGAGACAATCCAGCACACGCTGATCGAGCGAAACGCCATTACGGCGGGCAGTATCTATCTGCAGGTAACCCGCGGTGCTGAAGATCGCAATTTCCTCTGGTCAGACGGCCTGAAGCCATCGCTTATCATGTTCACCCAGACGCGTGGCGCCAAGATGGACAAAGTGGCTGAAAAGGGCCTTGATGTGATTTCCCTGCCGGATATCCGCTGGCAGCGACGCGACATCAAGACCTTGGCGCTTTTGCCAGCTTCACTGGCCAAGCGCAAGGCTATTGCTGAAGGCGCCAATGATGCATGGCTGGTTGAAGATGGCATGATCACCGAAGGCACCTCCAACAACGCCCATATCATCACCAAGGATGGCAAGCTGGTAACGCGCGCTCTATCCAACAAGATCCTGCATGGTATCACGCGCAAGGCGGTGCTCACCTTGGCCAAGGAAGCCGGGCTGACGGTTGAAGAGCGCAGCTTCTCCCCTGATGAGGTCAAGGATGCTGCAGAGGCATTCGTTACCTCAGCAACCATGTTTGTCTCACCTGTCGTCTCTTTTGATGGCGTAAAGATAGGAGACGGAAAACCCGGCCCCCACACCACGCGCTTGCGTGATCTTTATGTCGAGTTTGCCAAAAAGAGCCTGAGCTAA
- a CDS encoding IlvD/Edd family dehydratase, protein MSDPKKRRPLRSELWFNDLSNPEMTAIYLEHYPNYGLTLDELQSGKPVIGIAQTGSDLSPCNRHHLELTKRVREGIRSAGGIAMEIPVHPIQETGKRPTAMLDRNLAYLGLVEALHGYPIDGVVLNIGCDKTTPALLMAAATVNIPALALSVGPMLNGWYKGKRSGSGSIIWEARQQFAAGEIDAKEFLKMAASSSPSVGYCNTMGTASTMNSLAEVLGMQLPGSASIPAPYSERARISYEVGERIVGMVHEDLKPSDIMTREAFENAIVVCSALGGSTNAPIHMNAVARHLGVELTNKDWDAIGYEVPLLANIQPAGPYLSEDFYRAGGLPAVIGELLRSELIPNPDVMTASGEPFAALYRDCQIEDRDVIHSLSDPLTAKAGFVSLGGNLFDDAIMKTSGISEEFRSRYLSNPDDPNAFEGPVFVFDGPEDFHKRIDDPSLAITPESLLVMRGAGPIGFPGGAEVVNMRPPSYLIKQGVHDMPCIGDGRQSGTSGAASILNASPEAAAGGNLAVIRDGDRLRVDLDARCVTLLLSEEEIAKRRDALLASGGPNTPQSQTPWQEMFRKSVRPFAEGMIIEGADSYLDVGNTTVPRHSH, encoded by the coding sequence ATGTCCGATCCCAAAAAGCGTCGCCCGCTCCGCTCAGAACTCTGGTTCAATGATCTCTCCAACCCCGAGATGACGGCAATCTATCTGGAGCACTATCCAAATTACGGTTTGACGCTGGACGAACTGCAATCGGGCAAACCGGTCATTGGCATTGCCCAGACCGGATCAGACCTCTCTCCCTGCAATCGCCATCATCTGGAGCTGACCAAGCGCGTGCGAGAGGGCATTCGGTCGGCAGGGGGGATTGCCATGGAAATCCCGGTACACCCCATACAAGAAACCGGCAAGCGGCCCACCGCCATGCTGGACAGGAATCTGGCCTATCTTGGGCTTGTCGAAGCCTTGCATGGTTATCCGATTGATGGCGTGGTGCTCAATATCGGCTGTGACAAGACCACGCCAGCGCTGTTGATGGCGGCGGCAACGGTCAATATTCCCGCGCTGGCTCTCTCTGTTGGCCCCATGCTCAATGGCTGGTACAAGGGCAAGCGCTCTGGCTCTGGTTCGATCATCTGGGAAGCGCGTCAGCAATTTGCAGCAGGGGAAATCGACGCCAAGGAGTTTCTCAAAATGGCGGCCTCTTCATCGCCCTCGGTTGGTTATTGCAACACCATGGGCACTGCCTCCACGATGAACTCCCTGGCTGAGGTGCTCGGAATGCAACTGCCCGGCTCAGCTTCCATTCCCGCGCCCTATAGTGAGCGCGCGCGGATTTCCTATGAGGTGGGGGAACGCATCGTCGGTATGGTGCATGAAGATCTGAAGCCATCGGATATCATGACCCGAGAGGCTTTCGAGAACGCGATTGTCGTTTGCTCGGCACTGGGGGGCTCGACCAATGCGCCGATCCACATGAATGCCGTAGCGCGCCATCTCGGCGTGGAATTGACGAATAAGGATTGGGACGCCATAGGGTATGAGGTTCCGCTGTTGGCCAATATTCAACCAGCGGGGCCCTATCTCAGCGAGGATTTTTATCGGGCAGGGGGGCTGCCTGCTGTCATCGGGGAATTGCTGCGTTCTGAGCTCATCCCCAATCCTGATGTGATGACGGCCTCTGGCGAGCCTTTCGCGGCACTCTATCGCGATTGCCAGATTGAAGACCGCGATGTCATTCACTCGCTGAGCGATCCCCTGACTGCCAAGGCAGGGTTTGTGTCACTGGGCGGCAATCTCTTTGACGATGCCATCATGAAGACATCCGGTATCAGCGAGGAGTTCCGCTCTCGTTATTTGAGCAATCCCGATGACCCAAATGCCTTTGAAGGCCCGGTCTTCGTGTTTGATGGACCGGAAGACTTTCACAAAAGGATCGATGATCCATCACTGGCTATTACGCCAGAAAGCCTGCTGGTGATGCGCGGAGCAGGGCCCATTGGCTTTCCCGGTGGGGCGGAGGTGGTCAATATGCGCCCGCCATCCTACCTGATCAAGCAGGGTGTCCATGACATGCCCTGCATCGGTGATGGGCGACAGTCTGGCACATCCGGTGCCGCCTCTATCCTCAATGCTTCCCCCGAGGCGGCGGCTGGAGGAAATCTTGCCGTCATCAGAGACGGGGATCGCCTGCGCGTCGATCTTGATGCCAGATGTGTCACGCTCCTGCTGTCTGAGGAAGAGATTGCAAAGAGACGGGATGCCTTGTTGGCAAGCGGTGGGCCGAACACTCCGCAAAGCCAAACGCCATGGCAGGAGATGTTCCGAAAGTCCGTTCGGCCGTTTGCAGAAGGGATGATTATTGAGGGCGCCGATAGCTATCTTGACGTTGGCAACACGACAGTTCCGCGCCACAGCCACTAG
- a CDS encoding cation diffusion facilitator family transporter, which translates to MIEPASTKMPISKWSSKQLALGSVLVAVVVLALKYAAYAMTNSVGLYSDALETLINLAAAFAVLVALWLGEKPADHNHQFGHHKAEYLSAVAEGVLVVLAAIAIFMEAYKVFTNPRDLSVPVIGLVLNGLGGVLNALWAFTLVHLGRKLRSPALVADGRHLFTDVVTSIGVIAGVTLAKLTGIIWLDPLLAMLVGITILWTGWELIKGSLSGLMDEAIDPEELLQLRTTIMANADGAIEAHDIRTRHAGRVIFVEFHLVVPSRMTVYDAHAICDRIENALQKEMPHAVVTIHIEPEYMANRSVFDDNLTLD; encoded by the coding sequence ATGATTGAACCAGCATCCACCAAAATGCCAATAAGCAAATGGTCATCCAAGCAATTAGCACTTGGGTCTGTTTTGGTTGCCGTTGTGGTATTGGCGCTGAAATATGCAGCCTATGCCATGACCAACTCGGTCGGGCTCTATTCTGATGCGCTGGAAACCCTGATCAATCTGGCGGCCGCCTTTGCGGTTCTGGTTGCCCTCTGGCTTGGTGAAAAGCCCGCTGACCATAATCACCAGTTTGGCCACCATAAGGCGGAATATCTCTCGGCGGTGGCTGAAGGAGTGCTGGTGGTTCTGGCTGCGATTGCCATTTTCATGGAAGCGTACAAGGTTTTCACCAATCCGCGCGACCTGTCGGTGCCGGTTATCGGACTGGTGCTCAACGGCCTTGGTGGCGTCCTCAATGCTCTCTGGGCCTTTACATTGGTGCATTTAGGCAGAAAGCTGCGTTCCCCCGCCCTGGTAGCAGACGGCAGACATCTGTTTACCGATGTTGTGACATCTATCGGCGTCATCGCCGGTGTCACGTTGGCCAAACTCACGGGAATCATATGGCTTGATCCACTGCTCGCCATGCTTGTCGGCATCACCATTCTCTGGACAGGTTGGGAACTGATCAAGGGGTCCTTGAGCGGCCTCATGGATGAGGCGATCGACCCTGAGGAACTATTGCAGCTGCGCACGACCATCATGGCCAATGCGGACGGCGCGATAGAAGCCCACGATATCCGTACACGCCATGCAGGTCGGGTGATTTTCGTCGAATTTCATCTTGTGGTGCCGAGTCGGATGACTGTCTATGACGCCCACGCCATTTGCGACAGAATCGAAAATGCCCTGCAAAAAGAAATGCCTCACGCAGTGGTGACGATTCATATCGAACCTGAATATATGGCGAACAGATCTGTATTCGATGATAATTTGACGCTGGATTAA
- a CDS encoding triose-phosphate isomerase, whose amino-acid sequence MNANSKIWIGTSWKMNKTLDEAQAFARRLAETDRDSAPNIQRFILPSFTAAREVKATLSLTNVKVGAQNMHWADEGPWTGEISPSMLVDCNLDMVELGHCERREFFAETDETVGLKTEAAIRHGLIPLICIGETGEQKDAGRTSEILADQVRGALGRLSPRQKKAPILFAYEPVWAIGEKGTPAPSDYADARQGYILALAEEILGYRPPCLYGGSVYSDNCAELIACPNIDGLFIGRSAWDVEGYLDILAKCTAKLASCM is encoded by the coding sequence ATGAATGCCAACTCAAAAATCTGGATCGGCACGAGCTGGAAGATGAACAAGACGCTCGATGAGGCGCAGGCCTTTGCAAGGCGTCTGGCTGAAACTGATAGGGATAGCGCCCCAAATATCCAGCGTTTCATTCTTCCCTCTTTTACAGCAGCAAGAGAGGTTAAGGCCACATTATCTCTGACCAACGTCAAGGTTGGCGCTCAGAATATGCATTGGGCGGACGAGGGGCCTTGGACAGGCGAGATTTCGCCCTCTATGCTCGTGGATTGCAATCTTGATATGGTCGAGCTGGGCCACTGTGAACGACGGGAATTTTTCGCAGAGACGGACGAAACTGTCGGCTTGAAAACAGAAGCCGCCATTCGTCATGGCCTCATTCCCCTTATTTGCATTGGCGAAACAGGCGAGCAAAAAGATGCTGGCAGGACATCTGAGATTTTGGCAGATCAGGTCCGTGGTGCCTTGGGTCGATTGTCGCCTCGGCAGAAGAAGGCTCCGATCTTGTTTGCCTATGAACCGGTGTGGGCAATTGGAGAGAAGGGCACGCCAGCGCCATCAGACTATGCCGATGCGCGACAGGGCTACATTCTGGCTCTTGCTGAGGAGATCTTGGGATATAGACCTCCTTGTCTTTATGGCGGCTCTGTCTATTCGGATAATTGCGCAGAGCTGATCGCTTGCCCTAATATCGATGGCCTCTTCATTGGTCGTTCAGCATGGGATGTTGAAGGATATCTCGATATTCTCGCCAAATGCACAGCCAAGCTGGCATCCTGTATGTAA
- a CDS encoding GtrA family protein, with the protein MMVVAKLMLDMRVRFLLAGGSAALLNWGIRFLFSQYLPYLLAVCLALVVGMIYGFIIYRYWAFVSQHRRPVFLEIRDFILVNIGGGLVTIIVAYALNWLLGGLPLPTVMIEGFAHATGIAAGAVVNYLGHKNITFDV; encoded by the coding sequence ATGATGGTTGTTGCAAAATTGATGCTGGATATGCGGGTACGGTTTCTTCTGGCCGGAGGCAGTGCTGCCCTTCTCAACTGGGGCATACGCTTTTTATTCAGTCAGTATCTTCCCTATCTGCTGGCGGTCTGTCTGGCGCTCGTGGTGGGCATGATCTACGGGTTTATCATCTATCGTTACTGGGCATTTGTTTCACAGCACAGGCGCCCGGTGTTTCTTGAAATCCGTGATTTCATTCTGGTCAATATCGGGGGTGGACTGGTTACGATCATTGTCGCCTATGCGCTTAACTGGCTGTTGGGTGGTCTACCGCTTCCCACGGTTATGATAGAGGGCTTTGCCCACGCCACAGGCATCGCAGCTGGTGCGGTCGTCAATTATCTGGGGCACAAGAATATTACATTCGATGTCTAG